The Persephonella sp. genomic interval TCAACTTACTTAATCTCGACAGAAGCACCTGCCTCTTCAAGTTTAGCTTTGATTTGTTCTGCTTCTTCTTTAGAAACTCCTTCTTTGATTGGTTTTGGAGCGTTATCAACCAGTTCTTTAGCTTCTTTGAGCCCAAGACCTGTGATTTCTCTAACAACTTTAATAACGTTAATCTTTTTGTCTCCTGGGCTTTGGAGAATTACATCAAATTCAGTTTTTTCTTCTGCAGCAGCACCTGCAGCAGCACCACCTGCAGCTGGAGCAGCAGCTACCATTGCAGCAGCAGATACCCCGAACTCTTCTTCTAATTCTTTAACGAGCTCAGCAAGCTCTAAAACAGTCATGTTTTTGATAGCTTCTTTGATTTCTTCCTTTGAGATTGTTGCCATAGTATTTAAACCTCCTTAAATTTTTTCAAATTTTTATTAGCCTTGTTTTTCTTTTTCTTCTTTAATTGCGTTTAATACCATAACCGCTTTTTGCGGAACAGCATTAAGCACACGCACAAAGTTTGTAACCGGTGCCATCATTGTAGCAAACAGCTGTGCCAGCAGTTCTTCTCTGCTTGGTAGTGAAGCAAGTTCATCAATCTTTTCAGGTGTAGCAAATGCACCTTCAACCAGTCCAGCTTTAACTTTAGCACTTTCATTATTCTTTAAAAATTCCTTGAGAGCCTTTGCAGCTGTAACTATATCTTCATAAGCAAATATTACAGCAGAAGGCCCCTGGAAAATATCAATTTTATCATAAAGTTCTGTTCCGTTGCAAGCCCTGTAAAGAATAGAATTTTTTATTACCTTAATTTCTGCATCTTTCTTTCTAATCTCTTTTCTAAAATCTGCCATAGAATTGGCATCAATACCTGTAAAATCAAAAACAACCATTAATTTTGCTCTATCTATTTTCTCTTTTACTTCATTTACTAACTGCTGCTTTTTCTGTATAGCTTTTCTAACTTCTGTTGCTGACATTTTCTATTCCTCCAAATTAAGCTGCTTTTGCTTCAAGTGATTTTAATACTGAAGCAACATCAAGTCTAACAGATGGGCTCATTGTTGTTTTCATAGCCATATTTCTAATGTATTGTCCTTTAAGACCGGATGGTCTAAGTTTTTGAACTGTATCGATAACTTCAAGGGCATTTTCAACAAGTTTTTGATTATCAAAAGATATTTTTCCAATAGGAACATGAAGATTTCCTGTTTTATCTACTTTAAATTCAACTCTACCTTTTTTAGCTTCTTCTACAGCTTTTGCCACGTTTTGTGTAACTGTTCCAACTTTTGGGTTTGGCATAAGTCCTCTTGGACCAAGTATTCTACCTAATTTTGCAACTTTTGGCATCATATCAGGAGTAGCAATCACAACATCAAAGTCCAGCCAGTTCTCATTTAATATTTTATTTATCATATCTTCTCCGCCAACATAATCAGCACCGGCTTCTTCAGCCTCTTTTACTTTTTCACCCTGGGTTATAACCAGAACTTTAAGCTCTTTACCGAGTCCATGTGGAAGAACCACTGAACCTCTAACCATCTGGTCTGCATATCTTGGGTCAACTCCAAGTCTAAAAACCAGTTCAACAGTCTCATCAAATTTTCTTTGGAGAACTTCTTCCATTTTTTTGAGAAGCTCAACAGCTTCTTCAACTGTATACGCTTTATTTTTATCTACAAGTTCTAAAGCCTTCAGATATTTCTTTCCTCTTTTTGCCATGGCTATGCCTCCAATCCTTCAACTTCAATTCCCATTGAACGGGCAGTTCCTGCAATAATTTTCATTGCCTGATTGATATCCTCTGTGTTCAGGTCTTTCAGTTTAATTTCTGCTATTTCTCTAAGCTGCTCTTTGGTAACTTTCCCGACCTTTTCTCTTTTTGGGTCAGAAGCACCTTTTTTAATTCCTGCAGCTTCTTTAAGTAGATAAGATGCTGGTGGAGTTTTGAGAATAAATGTAAAAGACCTGTCAGAGTA includes:
- the rplL gene encoding 50S ribosomal protein L7/L12, producing MATISKEEIKEAIKNMTVLELAELVKELEEEFGVSAAAMVAAAPAAGGAAAGAAAEEKTEFDVILQSPGDKKINVIKVVREITGLGLKEAKELVDNAPKPIKEGVSKEEAEQIKAKLEEAGASVEIK
- the rplJ gene encoding 50S ribosomal protein L10; amino-acid sequence: MSATEVRKAIQKKQQLVNEVKEKIDRAKLMVVFDFTGIDANSMADFRKEIRKKDAEIKVIKNSILYRACNGTELYDKIDIFQGPSAVIFAYEDIVTAAKALKEFLKNNESAKVKAGLVEGAFATPEKIDELASLPSREELLAQLFATMMAPVTNFVRVLNAVPQKAVMVLNAIKEEKEKQG
- the rplA gene encoding 50S ribosomal protein L1 produces the protein MAKRGKKYLKALELVDKNKAYTVEEAVELLKKMEEVLQRKFDETVELVFRLGVDPRYADQMVRGSVVLPHGLGKELKVLVITQGEKVKEAEEAGADYVGGEDMINKILNENWLDFDVVIATPDMMPKVAKLGRILGPRGLMPNPKVGTVTQNVAKAVEEAKKGRVEFKVDKTGNLHVPIGKISFDNQKLVENALEVIDTVQKLRPSGLKGQYIRNMAMKTTMSPSVRLDVASVLKSLEAKAA
- the rplK gene encoding 50S ribosomal protein L11 yields the protein MAKKVVGTIELMIPAQQASPSPPVGPALGQHGVNIMEFVKSFNAATAEMKPGTIVPVVITVYSDRSFTFILKTPPASYLLKEAAGIKKGASDPKREKVGKVTKEQLREIAEIKLKDLNTEDINQAMKIIAGTARSMGIEVEGLEA